The following coding sequences are from one Neurospora crassa OR74A linkage group I, whole genome shotgun sequence window:
- a CDS encoding peptide methionine sulfoxide reductase msrA, whose translation MSSLLGRIFRSLNTQTSKMSTTAFPSSPVTVPEGAEKATVAAGCFWGVEHLYRKHFADKGLYDARVGYIGGDASNPSYKQVCSGNTGHAEATLLIYDPTRLSYTQILEFFYKMHDPTTHNQQGPDRGAQYRSGIFYHNDEQKKVAEEITKKANEQWWGGKIVTEILPAKEWWDAEQYHQLYLVNNPDGYECPSHFLRKFPELK comes from the exons ATGTCTTCGCTCCTCGGTCGCATCTTCCGTTCCCTCAACACCCAGACCTCCAAAATGTCCACTACCGCCTTCCCTTCCAGCCCCGTCACCGTCCCTGAGGGCGCCGAGAAGGCCACCGTCGCCGCCGGCTGCTTCTGGGGCGTTGAGCACCTCTACCGCAAGCACTTTGCCGACAAGGGTCTTTACGATGCGCGTGTTGGCTACATTGGCGGAGACGCCTCCAACCCCTCCTACAAGCAGGTTTGCTCTGGCAACACTGGCC ACGCCGAAGCTACCCTCCTGATCTACGATCCCACCCGTCTCTCCTACACCCAAATTCTCGAGTTCTTCTACAAGATGCACGACCCCACGACGCACAACCAGCAGGGGCCCGATCGTGGCGCGCAGTATCGCAGCGGCATTTTCTATCACAACGATGAACAGAAGAAGGTTGCCGAGGAGATCACCAAGAAAGCCAACGAACAGTGGTGGGGTGGTAAGATCGTTACTGAGATCCTCCCCGCCAAGGAGTGGTGGGACGCCGAGCAGTACCACCAGCTGTACTTGGTGAACAACCCCGATGGGTACGAGTGCCCCAGTCACTTCTTGCGCAAGTTCCCTGAGCTCAAGTAG
- a CDS encoding bax Inhibitor family protein, which yields MSFTLTIRAGPARLASRIPELAKASSGPAAAIRAFHKSAPKTTNFFTSRTTTPSLIAQKPAANSLLARLQGARRGYQYQSHTQPQPDSGLLMRKLLYGGAMVGGTWVTLQFMFNRETRADGGMPPYERSYLNKTFMHTGLGIGIIGLTAYQMLQTGFTYRLMVTNPWVVAIGGLALSFGSMLATRAIDPDNYIPKYACWAVFNATQAAFVAPLLAMAPPALLARAGLYTIAMMGAISFVGATAKQEKYLYIGGPLLAGAAIVAVSGFAPLVLPATAVRTLAFTENLWLYGGLAVFGGFTLYDVQRVLYHARLAQAGVIKEDPVNESISLELDFLNIFVRMVQILMMQQNRRK from the exons ATGTCGTTTACGCTCACCATCCGCGCTGGGCCTGCGCGCCTGGCTTCGCGGATCCCCGAGCTCGCAAAGGCCTCGAGCGGtcctgccgccgccatccgGGCCTTCCACAAGTCTGCGCCCAAGACCACCAACTTCTTCACCTCGAGGACGACGACTCCCTCGCTCATCGCCCAGAAGCCCGCCGCCAACAGCCTCCTCGCTCGTCTCCAGGGCGCCCGCCGCGGTTACCAGTACCAGTCTCATACTCAGCCCCAGCCGGACAGTGGCCTGTTGATGCGCAAGCTCCTGTACGGCGGCGCCATGGTCGGCGGCACCTGGGTTACTCTGCAGTTCATGTTCAACCGGGAGACTCGCGCGGACGGCGGCATGCCCCCTTACGAGCGCTCCTACCTCAACAAGACCTTTATGCACACTGGACTCGGCATTGGCATCATCGGTCTGACGGCCTACCAGATGCTCCAGACCGGCTTCACTTATCGTCTGATGGTTACCAACCCTTGGGTTGTCGCTATCGGTGGTCTCGCTCTTTCTTTCGGTTCCATGCTTGCCACTCGCGCTATTGATCCTGACAA CTACATCCCCAAGTATGCCTGCTGGGCCGTCTTCAACGCTACCCAGGCCGCCTTTGTCGCTCCCCTCCTCGCCATGGCCCCTCCCGCTCTCCTCGCTCGCGCCGGTCTCTACACCATCGCCATGATGGGCGCCATCTCGTTTGTCGGTGCCACCGCTAAGCAGGagaagtacctctacattgGCGGTCCTCTTCTCGCCGGTGCTGCCATTGTCGCCGTTTCTGGCTTCGCTCCTCTGGTTCTCCCCGCCACTGCCGTCCGCACCCTTGCCTTCACCGAGAACCTCTGGCTCTATGGTGGTCTTGCTGTCTTCGGTGGCTTTACCCTCTATGATGTCCAGAGGGTTCTCTACCATGCTCGTCTTGCCCAGGCTGGCGTCATCAAGGAGGATCCCGTCAACGAGTCCATCTCGCTTGAGCTTGACTTCCTCAACATCTTTGTTCGCATGGTGCAGATTCTCATGATGCAGCAGAACCGCAGGAAGTAA